In Massilia antarctica, the following are encoded in one genomic region:
- a CDS encoding FxDxF family PEP-CTERM protein codes for MKKSKVFLSAIALASAALVSSQASAIEIINTSTLQLVDNFAEADGFFKGGQKGNTFVDNYKFTLAQAGDFAAGVLSITGNAKNGLDITAFNLIDSNGSLFGGKLLSTGATDQWSLSTASLSAGAYTIQVKGSILSNSSGRYSTNIALAPVPEPETYAMMLAGLGLLGFTARRRNKKAAAAALAA; via the coding sequence ATGAAAAAATCCAAAGTTTTCCTGTCGGCCATCGCGCTGGCATCCGCTGCACTCGTGTCGAGCCAGGCATCGGCTATCGAAATCATCAACACATCGACCTTGCAACTGGTAGACAACTTCGCTGAAGCCGATGGCTTTTTCAAAGGCGGCCAGAAAGGCAACACCTTCGTCGACAACTACAAGTTCACCCTGGCCCAGGCTGGCGATTTCGCCGCTGGCGTCCTGTCGATCACCGGCAATGCCAAAAACGGCCTGGACATCACCGCTTTCAACCTGATCGACAGCAACGGTTCCCTGTTCGGCGGCAAGCTGCTGTCGACCGGCGCGACCGACCAATGGTCGCTGTCGACCGCCAGCCTGTCGGCTGGCGCCTACACCATCCAGGTCAAGGGCAGCATCCTGTCGAACTCGTCGGGCCGCTACTCGACCAACATCGCTCTGGCACCAGTACCTGAGCCAGAAACCTATGCCATGATGCTCGCCGGCCTCGGCCTGCTGGGCTTCACCGCTCGCCGCCGCAACAAAAAGGCAGCAGCCGCCGCACTGGCAGCGTAA
- a CDS encoding M16 family metallopeptidase → MRMRQLPVLIAGLSLSLTAFAAASDSWKIPVNVKKLDNGLTVIVSPDHTSPTVGVSVVYHVGMRLEPKNRTGFAHLFEHLMFQGTPNAPKGVFDKAITGGGGRNNGSTRPDFTNYIETAPVSSIDSILWLEADRMKTLDFNEKTLKNQQDVVKEEIRVNVKNQPYGGFMWIDINQQAFQKWENNHDGYGSFQDLEGASLDDVRNFHRDYYGPNNAVLAISGDVTPAQGFALAQKYFAGIPKRPTPPGTDFSEPLGTGEKRIEQSDALAQVPAIAAAWKMPARGSKDLAPMAVLGELLAGGDASLLYQGLVKGREVALNLDSLYGLTSPWEFDGPTLFTVFALYKPTSSADVMLKSIDEEVAKVVAGGVDAATLKRVKTRMLANWYNTMESFIDRADTLAKLQTLWGDANVVNQIPAWIDGVSSDDIQRVAKTYLTQANRTVIDRKPVVKTAAAPAPAAPAPAARTPAAPSPVKN, encoded by the coding sequence ATGCGCATGCGCCAACTCCCCGTTCTCATCGCCGGACTTTCCCTGTCGCTGACCGCTTTTGCGGCCGCCAGCGATAGCTGGAAAATCCCCGTCAATGTCAAAAAGCTCGATAACGGCCTGACCGTGATCGTCTCGCCCGACCATACCTCGCCCACCGTCGGCGTGAGCGTGGTGTACCACGTCGGCATGCGGCTCGAGCCGAAAAACCGCACCGGCTTCGCCCACTTGTTCGAGCACCTGATGTTCCAGGGCACGCCGAACGCTCCCAAGGGCGTGTTCGACAAGGCCATCACCGGCGGCGGCGGGCGCAACAACGGTTCGACCCGCCCCGACTTCACCAACTATATAGAGACGGCGCCGGTGTCGTCGATCGACTCGATCCTGTGGCTCGAAGCGGACCGCATGAAGACGCTCGACTTCAACGAAAAAACCCTCAAGAACCAGCAAGACGTGGTCAAGGAAGAAATCCGGGTCAACGTGAAGAACCAGCCGTACGGCGGCTTCATGTGGATCGACATCAACCAGCAAGCCTTCCAGAAGTGGGAAAACAACCACGACGGCTACGGCAGCTTCCAGGACCTGGAAGGCGCCAGCCTGGACGACGTGCGCAATTTCCACCGCGATTACTACGGCCCCAACAATGCAGTGCTGGCGATCTCCGGCGACGTGACCCCGGCCCAGGGCTTCGCGCTGGCGCAAAAATACTTCGCCGGCATTCCGAAACGCCCGACTCCGCCGGGCACCGACTTCAGCGAACCGCTGGGCACGGGCGAGAAGCGCATCGAGCAAAGCGATGCGCTGGCCCAGGTGCCGGCCATTGCCGCCGCCTGGAAGATGCCGGCGCGCGGCAGTAAGGATCTGGCGCCGATGGCGGTGCTGGGCGAGCTGCTGGCCGGCGGCGACGCCTCGCTGCTGTACCAGGGCCTGGTCAAGGGGCGCGAAGTGGCGCTCAACCTCGACTCCCTGTACGGCCTGACCAGCCCGTGGGAATTCGACGGCCCGACCCTGTTTACCGTGTTCGCCCTGTACAAGCCGACCAGCAGCGCCGACGTCATGCTCAAGAGCATCGATGAAGAAGTCGCCAAGGTGGTGGCGGGCGGCGTCGATGCGGCCACGCTCAAGCGCGTCAAGACGCGCATGCTGGCCAACTGGTACAACACGATGGAAAGCTTCATCGACCGTGCCGACACCCTGGCCAAGCTGCAAACCCTGTGGGGCGACGCCAACGTGGTCAACCAGATTCCAGCCTGGATCGATGGCGTGAGCTCGGACGATATCCAGCGCGTCGCCAAGACCTACCTGACCCAGGCCAACCGCACCGTCATCGACCGCAAGCCGGTGGTCAAGACCGCCGCCGCCCCCGCGCCGGCTGCCCCAGCGCCGGCTGCCCGTACGCCTGCCGCACCATCCCCTGTGAAGAATTAA
- a CDS encoding M16 family metallopeptidase: MKKLMLALSISLLFAPAAFAAGSAKAAANSLPPYGKDKPIPAPTIIKQTLSNGLQVWVVPRQGLPRVDYVLAVRGAGLAADDSGHPGFANLMAGLLNEGSTKRDSRAIAEAAQGLGGEVGAGASHDGITVSANALTSNAGPMLDLLAEVARMPAFPPQEVELAKGNALEGLKVSEATPGFRAERALNKAVFGAHPYGNTSPTIESISTVTPELLRAEHAKRFRPDRSLLVITGRIGNAEAFKLATAAFGDWKAEGPALPETAGANLKAKPVRILLQRDGSVQSTMRLGSPGMAASATDYVPLRLTSTILGGGFSSRVNLNLREEKGYTYGASAGARIFRNGGSIVGGADVRNEVTGAALKEYLHEYTRIGSELVPDAELSMNKRYVAGGYLINNQMQRAVAGTLANNWLVGLPPEFLGQYVPLIQKVTSAQVREMGKKYFAPELQSVIVVGDNAAVAEQLKQYGEFTIQQK; the protein is encoded by the coding sequence ATGAAAAAACTGATGCTGGCACTGAGTATTTCCCTGCTGTTCGCGCCGGCCGCCTTTGCCGCCGGCAGCGCCAAGGCCGCCGCCAATTCCCTGCCGCCGTACGGCAAGGACAAGCCGATCCCGGCCCCGACCATCATCAAGCAAACCCTGTCCAATGGCTTGCAGGTGTGGGTGGTACCGCGCCAGGGCTTGCCGCGCGTGGACTACGTGCTGGCCGTGCGCGGCGCCGGCCTGGCCGCCGACGACAGCGGGCACCCCGGCTTCGCCAACCTGATGGCCGGCTTGCTCAACGAAGGCAGCACCAAACGCGATTCGCGCGCCATCGCCGAAGCGGCCCAGGGCCTGGGCGGCGAAGTCGGCGCCGGCGCCAGCCACGACGGCATCACCGTCTCGGCCAACGCGCTGACCTCGAACGCCGGACCGATGCTCGATCTGTTGGCCGAAGTGGCGCGCATGCCGGCCTTCCCGCCGCAGGAAGTCGAACTGGCCAAGGGCAATGCGCTGGAGGGCTTGAAAGTGTCCGAGGCCACCCCGGGTTTTCGCGCCGAACGCGCGCTGAACAAAGCGGTCTTCGGCGCTCACCCGTACGGTAACACCAGCCCGACCATCGAATCGATCAGCACGGTCACGCCGGAATTGCTGCGCGCCGAGCACGCCAAGCGCTTCCGTCCCGACCGCAGCCTGCTGGTGATCACCGGCCGCATCGGCAACGCCGAGGCATTCAAGCTGGCCACGGCCGCCTTCGGCGACTGGAAGGCCGAGGGCCCTGCCCTGCCCGAGACCGCGGGCGCCAACCTGAAAGCCAAGCCGGTGCGCATCCTCCTGCAGCGCGATGGCAGCGTGCAGTCGACCATGCGCCTGGGCAGCCCGGGCATGGCCGCCAGCGCCACCGACTACGTGCCGCTGCGCCTGACCAGCACCATCCTCGGCGGCGGTTTCAGCAGCCGGGTGAACCTCAACCTGCGCGAGGAAAAGGGCTACACCTACGGCGCCTCGGCCGGCGCGCGCATCTTCCGCAACGGCGGCAGCATCGTCGGCGGGGCCGATGTGCGCAATGAAGTGACCGGCGCCGCGCTCAAGGAATACCTGCACGAGTACACCCGCATCGGCAGCGAGCTGGTACCGGACGCGGAACTGAGCATGAACAAGCGCTACGTGGCCGGCGGCTACCTGATCAACAACCAGATGCAGCGCGCCGTGGCCGGCACCCTGGCCAACAACTGGCTGGTCGGGCTGCCGCCGGAATTCCTCGGCCAATATGTGCCGCTGATCCAGAAAGTCACCTCGGCGCAGGTGCGCGAGATGGGCAAGAAATATTTTGCCCCTGAGCTGCAATCGGTGATCGTGGTGGGCGACAATGCCGCCGTGGCCGAACAATTGAAGCAATACGGGGAGTTCACCATTCAGCAGAAGTAA
- a CDS encoding pentapeptide MXKDX repeat protein, with the protein MKNVTTALIAACLTLSASVYAQDSMKKDEMAKDGMGKDAMHKPAMQKDHMAKDGMKKDAMGKDAMGKDGMKKDAMGKDAMAKDGMKQDAMAKDDMKKDAMAKDEMKK; encoded by the coding sequence ATGAAAAACGTTACCACCGCCCTGATCGCCGCATGCCTGACACTGTCCGCTTCGGTGTATGCTCAAGATTCCATGAAGAAAGACGAGATGGCCAAGGATGGCATGGGCAAAGATGCCATGCACAAGCCAGCCATGCAGAAGGACCACATGGCCAAGGATGGCATGAAGAAAGATGCCATGGGCAAGGATGCGATGGGCAAGGATGGGATGAAGAAGGATGCCATGGGTAAGGATGCGATGGCAAAAGATGGCATGAAGCAAGACGCGATGGCCAAGGATGACATGAAAAAAGATGCCATGGCCAAGGACGAGATGAAGAAGTAA
- a CDS encoding molybdopterin-dependent oxidoreductase — protein MKLFKPRDIVVHAEGAAMLADAVKRIAQPSRRAFLERSLTLGGLSLLTGCSTGDQDSIEQALSGISRLNDRVQGLLFDPARLAPTYPASMITRPFPFNAFYGEEEVRQIDGEAWRLELSGMVADRKPWTLARLRALPQQDQITRHICVEGWSAIGKWGGVSFGHFLRHVGADLSAKYVGFQCADDYFTSIDMATALHPQTLMALTYDDQPLPPRYGFPMKLRMPTKLGYKNPKHIQAIFVTNTYPGGYWENQGYNWFGGS, from the coding sequence ATGAAACTGTTCAAACCACGCGACATCGTCGTTCACGCCGAGGGCGCCGCCATGCTGGCCGACGCCGTCAAACGCATCGCCCAGCCATCGCGCCGGGCCTTCCTGGAGCGCAGCCTGACCCTGGGCGGCCTGAGTTTGCTGACCGGCTGCTCCACGGGCGACCAGGACAGCATCGAGCAGGCGCTGTCCGGTATCTCGCGCCTCAACGACCGGGTCCAGGGCTTGCTGTTCGACCCGGCGCGGCTGGCGCCCACCTATCCGGCCAGCATGATCACGCGGCCGTTTCCGTTCAATGCCTTTTATGGCGAGGAGGAGGTGCGCCAGATCGATGGCGAGGCCTGGCGCCTGGAGCTGAGCGGCATGGTGGCCGACCGCAAGCCGTGGACCCTGGCGCGGCTGCGCGCGCTGCCGCAGCAGGACCAGATCACGCGCCATATCTGCGTGGAAGGCTGGAGCGCGATCGGCAAATGGGGCGGGGTGTCGTTCGGGCACTTCCTGCGCCATGTGGGCGCCGACCTGAGCGCCAAATACGTGGGCTTCCAATGCGCCGACGATTATTTTACGAGCATCGACATGGCCACGGCGCTGCATCCGCAAACCCTGATGGCGCTGACGTATGACGACCAGCCCTTGCCGCCGCGCTACGGCTTTCCGATGAAGCTGCGCATGCCGACCAAGCTCGGCTACAAGAATCCGAAGCATATCCAGGCCATTTTCGTCACCAATACCTACCCTGGCGGCTACTGGGAAAACCAGGGGTATAACTGGTTCGGCGGCAGTTGA
- a CDS encoding cytochrome b/b6 domain-containing protein — MSRDARTIHPLWLRLTHWLNALAVLLLVASGWRIYNATGFLGFAIPPGVTLGGWLGGALQWHFAAMWLLLANGILYLLLNLASGRLRRQFFPISPRQLLLDMGAALKGKLAHADPRHYNSVQRVAYLFVMLDSIVLVLSGLVLWKSVQFPLLRVLMGGYEGARLVHFFAMTGLCAFIVVHVAMVALVPRTLLAMLRGR; from the coding sequence ATGAGCCGCGATGCGCGCACCATCCACCCGCTCTGGCTGCGCCTGACGCACTGGCTCAATGCGCTCGCCGTGCTGCTGCTGGTGGCCAGCGGCTGGCGCATCTACAACGCGACCGGCTTTCTCGGCTTTGCGATTCCTCCCGGCGTGACCCTGGGCGGCTGGCTGGGCGGCGCGCTGCAATGGCATTTTGCCGCGATGTGGCTGCTGCTGGCCAACGGCATCCTGTATTTGCTGCTCAACCTGGCCTCGGGACGGCTGCGGCGCCAGTTCTTTCCGATTTCGCCGCGCCAGTTGCTGCTCGACATGGGCGCTGCGCTGAAAGGCAAGCTGGCCCATGCCGATCCGCGCCACTACAACAGCGTGCAGCGCGTCGCTTACCTGTTCGTCATGCTCGACAGCATCGTGCTGGTGCTGTCCGGTCTGGTGCTGTGGAAATCGGTGCAGTTCCCTCTGCTGCGGGTGCTGATGGGGGGCTACGAAGGCGCGCGCCTGGTGCACTTTTTTGCGATGACGGGCCTGTGCGCCTTCATCGTCGTGCATGTGGCGATGGTGGCCCTGGTGCCGCGCACCCTGCTGGCCATGCTGCGCGGCCGCTAA
- a CDS encoding sigma-70 family RNA polymerase sigma factor, giving the protein MERIPEVSVLRGTELRLHALFLQGLDGDTQAYRAFLQATASHLRAFLRRRLNRWPDEVEDLVQESLLAIHNQRLSYDTAVPLTAWMVAIARYKLVDWLRRHARRDALTEPLPDEDAFFSSADADAGEARRDLGKLLATLPVKQREAIVYTKLDGLSVREAADALQMSEAAVKVSVHRGLKTLATLLKDAL; this is encoded by the coding sequence ATGGAACGAATACCTGAGGTAAGCGTGTTGCGCGGCACCGAATTGCGCTTGCACGCCCTGTTCTTGCAAGGCCTCGACGGCGACACCCAGGCCTACCGTGCCTTTCTGCAGGCGACGGCGTCGCATTTGCGCGCCTTCCTGCGGCGGCGCCTGAACCGCTGGCCGGACGAGGTGGAAGATTTGGTGCAGGAATCGTTGCTGGCGATCCACAACCAGCGGCTCAGTTACGATACCGCCGTGCCGCTGACGGCGTGGATGGTGGCGATTGCTCGCTACAAGCTGGTCGACTGGCTGCGCCGCCATGCGCGCCGCGACGCCCTGACCGAGCCCTTGCCCGACGAAGACGCCTTCTTTTCCAGCGCCGACGCCGATGCCGGCGAGGCGCGGCGCGACTTGGGCAAGCTGCTGGCCACCCTGCCGGTCAAGCAGCGCGAGGCGATCGTCTACACCAAGCTCGACGGCCTGTCGGTGCGCGAAGCGGCCGATGCCCTGCAGATGAGCGAAGCGGCGGTCAAGGTCTCCGTCCACCGCGGCTTGAAAACCCTGGCAACCCTCTTGAAGGATGCGCTATGA
- a CDS encoding NrsF family protein has protein sequence MNTDDLIDMLSSGPDVRVQAAPARTVLLPLGAGLLASTIIVLAGLGLRPDLAQAATLAPFWTKLAFSLALAAAGALALKRLATPGARSAALPFLLSAPILLIWCLAATMLWQAAPELRAELFWGRTWRTCPLLIALIALPLFGAALHVVRGLAPTRLRLAGAAAGFGAGAAAAAVYCLHCPEASAAFVGFWYLLGMLIPAAVGALIGPRVLAW, from the coding sequence ATGAACACCGATGACTTGATTGACATGCTCTCCAGCGGCCCGGACGTGCGCGTGCAGGCCGCCCCGGCCCGGACCGTCCTGCTGCCGCTGGGCGCCGGCTTGCTCGCCAGCACCATCATCGTGCTGGCCGGGCTGGGCCTGCGCCCGGACCTGGCCCAGGCGGCCACCCTGGCGCCGTTCTGGACCAAGCTCGCCTTCTCGCTCGCGCTGGCCGCGGCCGGGGCGCTGGCGCTCAAACGCCTGGCGACCCCGGGCGCGCGCAGCGCCGCGCTGCCGTTTCTGCTGAGCGCGCCCATCCTGCTGATCTGGTGCCTGGCGGCAACGATGCTGTGGCAAGCGGCGCCCGAGCTGCGCGCCGAGCTGTTCTGGGGCCGCACCTGGCGCACGTGCCCGCTGCTGATCGCCTTGATCGCGCTGCCGCTGTTCGGCGCCGCGCTGCACGTCGTGCGCGGCCTGGCGCCAACCCGCCTGCGCCTGGCGGGCGCGGCCGCCGGATTCGGCGCCGGCGCCGCGGCAGCCGCCGTGTATTGCCTGCATTGCCCGGAGGCAAGCGCCGCATTCGTCGGCTTTTGGTATCTGCTCGGCATGCTGATCCCGGCGGCAGTCGGCGCCCTGATCGGCCCGCGCGTGCTGGCATGGTAG
- a CDS encoding sigma-54-dependent transcriptional regulator — MQARLALPLWIHAFEPVSAAVRTKVAAALEQAGLELEAGGALAAGFGLVLIDGVDGTVLERVRTLAASAKVLAIAVGARAPATADMWALLEAGAFDVLSWTDASGDAAQVRARLERRDALQRLADSPAVCNCLVGVSPAWRALVHSVVEVAAFTESPVLITGETGTGKDQIAQLIHRLGGRGELTVLDCTTLTPELAGSELFGHERGAFTGAANARDGAFALADGGVLFLDEVGELPLPLQAQLLRVLQEHAYKRVGSNTWQHSHFRLVCATNRSLEDDVANGRFRADLYHRIAAWRCRTPPLRERSDDVLPLARHFLALLAGPGVACEFDDAVREFLLLRQYPGNVRELRQTVARLWYRHSGPGPITIGDLAPDERPARGATPACWPDVRFESAIRAAIDLRIGLARISQAAADIAIQLVLEQEGDNNQRAALRLGVTDRALQIRRKAWAEAH, encoded by the coding sequence ATGCAAGCCCGACTGGCCCTCCCGCTCTGGATCCACGCGTTCGAACCGGTCAGTGCGGCAGTGCGCACCAAGGTGGCGGCGGCGCTGGAACAGGCCGGGCTGGAGCTGGAAGCGGGTGGTGCTCTTGCGGCCGGCTTCGGCCTGGTCTTGATCGACGGCGTCGATGGCACCGTGCTGGAGCGGGTGCGGACCCTGGCCGCGAGCGCCAAGGTGCTGGCCATCGCGGTCGGCGCGCGCGCTCCGGCCACGGCCGACATGTGGGCCCTGCTGGAAGCCGGCGCCTTCGATGTGCTCAGCTGGACAGACGCCAGCGGCGACGCCGCCCAGGTGCGGGCCCGGCTGGAGCGGCGCGACGCCCTGCAACGCCTGGCCGACTCGCCCGCCGTGTGCAACTGCCTGGTCGGGGTCAGCCCGGCCTGGCGCGCGCTGGTGCACAGCGTGGTCGAAGTAGCCGCCTTCACCGAGTCGCCGGTACTCATCACCGGCGAAACCGGTACCGGCAAGGACCAGATCGCGCAACTGATCCACCGCCTGGGCGGACGCGGCGAACTCACCGTGCTCGACTGCACCACCCTCACGCCCGAGCTGGCCGGCAGCGAACTGTTCGGCCACGAGCGCGGCGCCTTTACCGGGGCCGCCAACGCGCGCGACGGCGCCTTCGCGCTGGCCGACGGCGGCGTGCTCTTTCTCGACGAAGTGGGCGAACTGCCGCTGCCGCTGCAGGCGCAATTGCTGCGCGTGCTGCAGGAGCATGCCTATAAACGGGTCGGCAGCAATACCTGGCAACACTCGCACTTCCGGCTGGTGTGCGCCACCAACCGCAGCCTGGAAGACGACGTCGCCAACGGGCGCTTCCGGGCCGACCTGTACCACCGCATCGCCGCCTGGCGCTGCCGCACCCCGCCCCTGCGCGAACGCAGCGACGACGTGCTGCCGCTGGCGCGTCATTTTCTGGCGCTGCTGGCCGGACCGGGCGTGGCCTGCGAATTCGACGACGCCGTGCGCGAATTCCTGCTGCTGCGCCAGTATCCCGGCAATGTGCGCGAACTGCGCCAGACAGTGGCGCGCCTGTGGTACCGCCACAGCGGCCCCGGTCCGATCACCATCGGCGACCTCGCGCCCGACGAGCGGCCCGCGCGCGGCGCTACGCCGGCCTGCTGGCCCGATGTGCGCTTCGAGAGCGCGATCCGCGCAGCCATCGATTTGCGCATCGGCCTGGCGCGCATCAGCCAGGCCGCGGCCGACATCGCGATCCAGCTGGTGCTCGAGCAGGAAGGCGACAACAACCAGCGCGCCGCGCTGCGCCTGGGCGTGACCGACCGCGCGCTGCAAATCCGGCGCAAGGCCTGGGCCGAGGCCCACTGA
- a CDS encoding amidohydrolase family protein has product MIIDCHCHAGEGDGFSGPWDSDAGLERYLARARQAGIARTVLLAAFHSDYAQANRSVARIVAADPGRFYGFAFVHAQRDRGRVHALVRVAVEEYGFVGIKLHRHDARISREVCETARFFRLPVLYDVTGEVAVAELLASQFPDVNFILPHLGSFADDWSAQLALIDHLARHRNIHADSAGVRRFDLLEMAVRRAGPHKLLFGSDGPWLHPGVELAKIGMLGLAPDDEALVLGQNLLRLIGH; this is encoded by the coding sequence ATGATCATCGACTGCCACTGCCATGCGGGCGAGGGCGACGGCTTTTCCGGCCCGTGGGACAGCGACGCCGGCCTCGAACGCTATCTGGCGCGGGCGCGCCAGGCGGGCATCGCGCGCACGGTGCTGCTGGCCGCTTTTCACTCCGACTATGCGCAGGCCAACCGCAGCGTGGCGCGCATCGTGGCCGCCGATCCGGGCCGCTTCTACGGCTTCGCTTTCGTCCATGCGCAGCGCGACCGCGGGCGGGTGCACGCGCTGGTGCGGGTGGCGGTGGAGGAATACGGCTTCGTGGGCATCAAGCTGCACCGGCACGACGCGCGCATTTCGCGCGAGGTGTGCGAGACGGCGCGCTTCTTCCGCCTGCCGGTGCTGTACGACGTGACGGGCGAGGTGGCGGTGGCCGAACTGCTGGCCAGCCAGTTCCCCGACGTGAACTTCATCCTGCCGCACCTGGGCAGTTTTGCCGACGACTGGAGCGCGCAGCTGGCGCTGATCGACCATCTGGCGCGCCACCGCAACATCCACGCCGACAGCGCCGGCGTGCGCCGCTTCGACCTGCTGGAGATGGCGGTGCGCCGCGCCGGCCCGCACAAGCTGCTGTTCGGCTCCGACGGTCCGTGGCTGCATCCTGGCGTGGAGCTGGCCAAGATCGGCATGCTGGGCCTGGCGCCGGATGACGAGGCGCTGGTGCTGGGCCAAAACCTGCTGCGCCTGATCGGGCATTGA
- a CDS encoding aminotransferase class I/II-fold pyridoxal phosphate-dependent enzyme, which yields MLDFANALYLGLRHPSTALGEWDALTLGRPAASGEPPGAAQLAAALALLCGCEAATLLPSTLHLFCDLFELMAQTPVAILVDGASYPIARIGAERAAAKGTPLTVFGHGDVGAARRLAQAARRQGRRPLILADGYSPGAAQAPPLAAYAALAREAGGWLVLDDTQVIGLFGSGGGGSLRRHGIKGPHVVVGSSLSKAFGAPLAVLCASADLVRRFGQSSQARVHSSPPSVASIRAALAALRINRAHGDQLRRRLWCRVAQWRAGAARHGIGLRASAFPVQTLALGRNTDGVALHACLRSAGVDAVLQRAGTQATLSFIVTARHAPDDIERALVLLAACLRAQAGSVADTRREYEYGI from the coding sequence ATGCTGGACTTCGCCAACGCCCTGTACCTCGGCCTGCGCCATCCCAGCACGGCGCTGGGCGAGTGGGATGCGCTGACCCTGGGACGGCCGGCGGCCAGCGGCGAGCCGCCGGGCGCGGCGCAATTGGCGGCGGCGCTGGCGCTGCTGTGCGGCTGCGAGGCGGCGACCCTGCTGCCATCGACCCTGCACCTGTTCTGCGACCTGTTCGAGTTGATGGCGCAGACCCCGGTGGCGATCCTGGTCGACGGCGCCAGCTACCCGATTGCGCGGATCGGCGCCGAACGCGCGGCGGCAAAGGGCACTCCGTTGACGGTGTTCGGGCATGGCGACGTGGGCGCGGCGCGCCGGCTGGCGCAGGCGGCGCGGCGACAGGGGAGGCGACCGCTGATCCTGGCCGACGGCTACTCGCCCGGCGCGGCCCAGGCGCCGCCGCTGGCGGCCTACGCCGCGCTGGCGCGCGAGGCGGGCGGCTGGCTGGTGCTGGACGACACCCAGGTCATCGGCCTGTTTGGCAGCGGCGGTGGCGGTTCGCTGCGCCGGCACGGCATCAAAGGGCCGCACGTGGTGGTCGGCAGTTCGCTGTCGAAAGCCTTCGGCGCGCCGCTTGCGGTGCTGTGCGCCAGCGCGGACCTGGTGCGGCGCTTCGGGCAATCGAGCCAGGCGCGCGTGCATTCCAGCCCGCCGTCGGTGGCCTCGATCCGGGCCGCGCTGGCGGCGCTGCGCATCAACCGCGCGCACGGCGACCAGTTGCGGCGGCGCCTGTGGTGCCGCGTGGCGCAGTGGCGCGCCGGCGCGGCCAGGCATGGCATCGGGCTGCGTGCCAGCGCGTTTCCGGTGCAGACCTTGGCGCTGGGACGCAATACCGATGGCGTGGCGCTGCACGCCTGCCTGCGCAGCGCCGGCGTCGATGCGGTGCTGCAGCGGGCGGGCACTCAGGCCACGCTCAGTTTCATCGTCACTGCGCGCCATGCGCCGGACGACATCGAACGCGCGCTGGTGCTGCTGGCGGCCTGCCTGCGCGCGCAGGCAGGTTCAGTCGCAGATACAAGGAGGGAGTATGAATACGGAATTTGA